From Brassica oleracea var. oleracea cultivar TO1000 chromosome C3, BOL, whole genome shotgun sequence, a single genomic window includes:
- the LOC106333213 gene encoding uncharacterized protein LOC106333213, whose product MDIGAVISCDRPTMPVISMIDTMSTRDEVGRRKLSSSIYKKDEASSDFIHTLLANLISFCWRFFIFLTLMADNLRRALQDIDLGINDAPFVLPTEVVRQAEEENRFILIGRPVMPRRQNLRAIVATMPRNWGFEGTVRGRMIEGRRFQFVFPSEEALDTVIRRGPWTFSDRMLVLQRWTPLMDLDLLNYIPFWIQVRGIPFQYMNREVILHNARSMNQQYIQMKYNKENGQRLEFVKIRLNWNIAHPLRFQRNYQFTAGVNTVLKFQYERLRGFCEACGMITHDSGACLINNGDPGNDGDDDDSDDDGEGDIPIPNQGVIIAENEEEDDQAKDGDADEENQEAYESNIAAMEEEADDEDFWTNNAMRTMYTDDVISEEMHNPIDPFGLKEQAASTLKRKTWLSDTNGQTPMFNKRERGETSQGSKLQRVEESSESDDTEPAEDGNKKVGGAVGPEPPLPP is encoded by the coding sequence ATGGACATCGGAGCAGTTATTTCATGCGACCGACCCACGATGCCAGTAATCTCCATGATAGACACCATGTCTACTCGTGATGAAGTGGGTAGAAGGAAGTTATCTTCCTCTATTTATAAAAAGGACGAAGCAAGTTCTGATTTCATTCACACTTTACTCGCAAACCTAATCTCTTTCTGTTGGAGATTCTTCATCTTTCTGACTCTAATGGCGGACAATTTGCGTCGTGCGCTACAAGACATTGATCTGGGTATCAACGATGCCCCTTTTGTTCTTCCTACCGAGGTCGTTCGTCAAGCAGAGGAGGAAAATCGTTTCATCCTAATTGGAAGACCAGTCATGCCGCGACGACAAAACCTGAGGGCAATCGTTGCCACAATGCCCCGCAATTGGGGTTTTGAAGGCACGGTGAGGGGTCGTATGATTGAGGGAAGAAGATTTCAATTCGTCTTCCCATCTGAGGAGGCTCTGGATACAGTGATTCGAAGAGGTCCGTGGACTTTTTCTGATAGGATGCTGGTGCTTCAACGCTGGACTCCACTAATGGATCTGGATCTGCTCAATTACATCCCTTTCTGGATCCAAGTAAGGGGTATCCCTTTTCAATACATGAATCGGGAAGTCATTCTCCACAATGCGAGATCCATGAATCAACAATACATCCAAATGAAGTATAACAAGGAAAATGGCCAACGTCTGGAGTTTGTAAAGATCAGACTCAACTGGAACATTGCTCATCCTCTACGCTTTCAGCGAAACTACCAGTTCACTGCGGGAGTCAACACAGTCTTGAAGTTTCAATATGAGCGCCTTAGAGGTTTCTGTGAGGCATGTGGGATGATCACACATGATTCAGGAGCTTGTCTCATCAACAATGGTGATCCTGGGAATGATGGTGATGATGACGATAGCGATGATGATGGAGAAGGAGACATTCCAATACCCAACCAAGGTGTCATCATCGCAGAAAATGAAGAAGAAGATGACCAGGCTAAAGATGGTGATGCTGACGAGGAGAATCAGGAAGCATATGAGAGCAACATTGCTGCAATGGAGGAGGAAGCTGACGATGAGGATTTCTGGACCAACAATGCGATGAGAACTATGTATACGGATGATGTGATCTCAGAGGAAATGCATAATCCAATTGATCCCTTTGGTCTAAAAGAACAAGCAGCATCTACGCTCAAGCGCAAGACGTGGCTTTCAGACACGAATGGTCAGACTCCAATGTTCAACAAGCGGGAGAGAGGTGAAACAAGTCAAGGAAGTAAGCTACAGAGAGTTGAGGAGTCTTCAGAGTCTGATGACACAGAGCCAGCTGAGGATGGCAACAAAAAAGTGGGAGGTGCGGTGGGCCCTGAACCACCTCTTCCACCATGA
- the LOC106329000 gene encoding dnaJ homolog subfamily B member 1-like encodes MGVDYYNVLKVNHNAREDDLKKAYKRLAMIWHPDKNPSARRDEAESKFKGISEAYDVLSDPQKRQIYDLYGEEGLKSGKIPSSSDASSSSSWRTPQFHHQHRQHPPNAASFRFNPRDADDIYAEIFGSEGGGSARGGGHRTFRDGSFRNGNFANGRSSELRKAPAVENPLPCSLEDLSKGAKKKMRLSRNVYDASGKMRVVEEILPIEIKPGWKKGTKLTFPEKGNEEPGIIPADIIFVVEEKPHPVFKRDGNDLVFSQEITLLEALTGKTIDLITLDGRTLMIPLTDIINPDHEIVVPNEGMPISKEPGRKGNLRLKLNVRYPSKLTGEQKSELKRVLGGVL; translated from the exons ATGGGTGTGGATTACTACAATGTACTGAAGGTGAATCACAACGCGAGGGAGGATGATCTAAAGAAAGCTTACAAGCGTCTCGCCATGATCTGGCATCCCGACAAGAATCCTTCCGCAAGGCGAGACGAAGCTGAGTCCAAATTCAAAGGGATCTCCGAGGCCTACGACGTTCTCTCCGACCCTCAGAAGCGCCAGATCTACGACCTTTACGGCGAGGAAGGCCTCAAATCTGGTAAAATCCCCTCTTCCTCGGATGCTTCTTCTTCCTCCTCCTGGAGAACGCCGCAGTTTCACCACCAGCACAGGCAGCATCCGCCGAACGCCGCGTCCTTCCGTTTCAACCCTAGAGACGCAGATGATATCTACGCCGAGATCTTTGGTTCTGAAGGCGGTGGCAGTGCCAGAGGAGGAGGACACAGAACGTTCAGGGATGGGAGTTTCAGGAACGGTAATTTCGCCAATGGTCGTAGCAGTGAGCTTAGGAAAGCTCCTGCTGTTGAGAATCCATTGCCCTGTAGTTTGGAGGATCTCTCCAAAGGTGCGAAGAAGAAGATGCGCTTATCCAGAAACGTTTACGACGCTTCTGG TAAAATGAGGGTCGTAGAGGAAATATTGCCCATAGAAATAAAACCAGGGTGGAAGAAAGGCACGAAGCTCACTTTCCCTGAGAAAGGCAACGAAGAGCCTGGAATCATACCGGCAGATATCATCTTCGTGGTTGAAGAGAAGCCACACCCTGTTTTCAAGCGTGACGGAAACGACCTTGTGTTCAGTCAGGAGATCACTCTACTTGAAGCACTCACTGGTAAGACTATTGACCTCATCACGCTTGATGGAAGGACCCTCATGATCCCACTAACCGATATCATCAACCCTGATCACGAGATTGTGGTTCCGAACGAAGGAATGCCTATCTCTAAAGAACCCGGGAGAAAAGGTAACCTGAGATTGAAGCTTAACGTGAGATATCCGTCCAAGCTGACGGGGGAACAGAAATCCGAGCTGAAGAGAGTTCTTGGTGGGGTTTTATGA